One Panicum virgatum strain AP13 chromosome 9K, P.virgatum_v5, whole genome shotgun sequence genomic region harbors:
- the LOC120649988 gene encoding uncharacterized protein LOC120649988 has protein sequence MSETKDSNTAALDGNPEPMDQSEDNSMPSAQQQEEAIKKKFGGLMPKKPPLISKDHERAYFDSADWALGKQGVAKPKGPLEALRPKLQPTRQQRQQRARRSIYTSSENEDGDSAGAEDMNIN, from the exons ATGTCGGAGACGAAGGACTCTAACACTGCTGCTCTTGATGGAAATCCTGAACCTATGGATCAAAGTGAAGACAATTCTATGCCATCAGCTCAGCAGCAG GAAGAAGCAATCAAGAAGAAGTTTGGTGGACTAATGCCCAAAAAGCCACCACTCATCTCAAAG GATCATGAGCGGGCCTACTTTGATTCTGCTGATTGGGCTCTAGGAAAG CAAGGTGTTGCCAAACCCAAAGGACCCCTGGAGGCACTTAGGCCAAAGCTGCAG CCAACACGCCAACAGCGACAACAACGTGCAAGGCGCTCTATTTACACTTCGTCAGAAAACGAGG ACGGTGATAGCGCTGGTGCTGAGGATATGAACATCAACTGA